The genomic stretch GCGGGCATGAGCAGCGAGGGTTGGTTGCTACTCATATCGGCTCGCCCGCGACCGACTCAAATGTCAACGCTCCCTAGCGTAGGTATGGAATAACCGGACCCCACGTAGCACACTGCGGTGCCGACGCCTAGCTTCCTTGAGAAGCCAGGCGTCGGTCGGTACTGGCGTGTCGTGCGAGGGCGACAATAAGGTCTGGGCGCCTGGGAAAGCTTGGTGAAGGATCGGTTTCGAGGTGGAGCGGCGGGGTATCTCGGTTGCCCTTCGAATGGCCCAGACCGTAGATTTACGCGCTCTTTTGGCCGCGCAAGGCCGCTTTGGCTGCACAAGGCCGCGCGGACGCACTCCGTCACACGCGCAGGCTGACCAACTCCCTTCCGGCCCGACCTCACTCTCCCCATCCGCCAATGGACGACCGCCCCATGCGAATCCTCTACGTCGCCAGCGAAGTGGCCCCCTTTTCTGAAACCACCGCCGGGGCCGGGTTGGTGCGGGTCCTGCCCGAACAACTGCAGGAAACCGGGGACTACGAGACACGCATCCTGATGCCTCGCTACGGGGTGGTCTCGGAGCGCCGCAACCGCCTCCACGAGGTCATCCGCCTCTCTGGCGAAGACATTCCCGTCGGCGACGACTCGGACACGCTTAAGGTGAAGGTCGCCTCGATTCCTGGCATTCGGATCCAAGTCTATTTCATGGACTCGGTCAAGTATTTCAAAAAGAAGGGGATCTTCAAGGGCAAGAAAGACGGCAAGGTGTTCGCCGATAACGTGGAACGCGCGCTCTACTTCGCCCGCGCCACGTTTGCTACGGTCCGCAAGCTCGGCTGGCAGCCGGACATCGTCCACGCAGTAGGATGGGTGGGCGCGTTTGCGCCCGTCTTGCTCAAGAACGAACTCAGCGGCGACCCCCTCTTTGCCGAGGCCAAGTCGGTGTACACGACGGACAAAACGGACCAGGCCTTCACCTTGACGGACGACCTCGTAGCACGCCTCGGCGTAGCGGGCACAGAGCCCTACGTGGGGCAGGATCTCCGCGCGATGGGCCTCAACTCGGCTGACGCCGTGGCCTATGCCACGGGTACGTCTGGCGAGCGGGACGGCGTCGTTCTCGCGGCAGAGCCTGCTGAACTCACCCAGCAAGCCATCGCGCTCTATACCGAACTCCACGGTTCTACGGTCGAACCGTAGCGCGCACGCGTCCCCGCTCATCGCACACCCTGCCGCTCGCGGCGGGGTTTTTCATGAACGATGGCCTCCGAGCGGTACCTCGGCCAACCGATCAGGTCGCATACGATCCGTTTGTACCGTGCCGTTCTGAAATCGGCGCAACGCCCGGCCTGCGCGCATCGCTCTCGCTCACCGCTCCCCACGCATGCATCGACTCTGTTTCCTCTGCCTCATCGCCGCGCTGACGCTCTTCGCCGCATGCGACGACCCGTCCAGTGCCGGGCTCGACCTCATCGGTGAGGAGGGTGGTGTGCCGACCAGCCGGTCGCTTGCCGCGAGCTCGGTCGCACAGGACACCCTCAGTGAAGTCACCGGTGGCTTCGCGTCGACGACCAGCCCGTCGGTCTCCAGGGCGCTGCTGGGACGGGCCGAGGACCCGCTATTCGGCACCGTTGCGGCCGACACGTTCATCGACTTTATCCGTCCTGGCTCGCTGCCCGAAGGCTTCTCCGACGGCACGGTCACCGGGCTGACGCTCGAACTGCCCGTGGACTACGTCTACGGAGACCCAGACGGCATTTCCAGGATCGAGTTGTACGAGATCACCAGAAGCTGGATTCCGACGGATGCGACCCCCGACTCGTCGTACGTCAACTTCGACGACCCTAGCGTCAGCCCGTTCGGCACGGTCGAGGTAAGCCGTAATGACTCGACGATCTCCGTGGAGCTTCCTGGCTCGTATGTGGAGGCGATTGGTGACACCCTCACGTCCTCTACATTCGGGTCGAGCTACCGCGGGATCGCGCTCCGTGCTGTTGGAAACGGCGACGGATACGCGGGCCCCGGCGTCGTGCGCGGGTTCGACGCGACGCGCATCCGTCTCGTGGCGGCCATCGCGGATACGACCGTCCGTTTTCGCGCCAGCGAAGTCGCCTCGCGCATCTCGTGGAGCGATTTACCTGCGACGCCCGCCGACCGCATCGTAGCCCGTGACGGGGCGGAGGAAGCCATCGATCTCGACTTCGTTTTCGATGCTGAGGGGATCGCTGGACAGCCGCTGAACAACGCAGAGTTCCGCGTGGCGCTCGACACGCTGCTGCTGGCGACGCCAGCGGGTGCCGGTGACTTTGAGCGACCTCGACCCGAGGCCATCGAACTGCTCCTGGAAGTGGAGAGCGAGGGCAACCCTATCCAGTCGCTGGGGGCGCTGGTCTTTGACGAAGATCTGGGGGTCTACCGGTTTGCATCGGGTTTGCTGACCTCGCTCGTACAGGACGAGTTGCTCGGCGCTGACTTCATCAAGGGCTACCGTCTTCGCGCTGTTAACAATCCCGCGTCTGTGGACGTGCTGCCCGTCTTTGCCCCCACTCTACCCGACCAAACGCCCCGCTTCGAGTTCGTTGTCTCGGGGGGCAACTAAGCCCCAGTCCACTGCTGACGCACCATACCGCCTTCTTGATGCTGCATCGTTCTGTCCTGCTTCTTGCCCTCGCTCTTCTTGCGTTCGGAGGGAGCGCCGAGGCACTGGCGCAAGGAGCCAACAACTACGGCTCGCTCTACTCCCGCTTCGGTGTGGGCGAACGGGTGTCGTTCTCCAACTCCCAGGTCGACGCGATGGGCGGCGCCGGACTGGCCGTACGCAGCTTCTCGTACGTGCCGCTCGACAACCCCGCCTCGTGGGGAGATATCACCCTGTCCCACTTCACGTTCAGTGCCCAGGTCACGGGCACGACGCTTGAGGCAGCGGACGGTACGACGAGTGACCTCGCGAGCGGGGGCCTGAATGCGATACAGTTGGCATTCCCGCTACTCAATCGCAAGCTAGGCTTAAACGTGGCCTACCGCCCCTACAGTCGTGTCAACTACAGGGCGATCCGGACCGACTCGTTCTCCCCAACCGACGGCACGGACCCGCTCGACTACCAGATCAACTACGAGGGCGACGGCGGCCTGCAGGAGATTCAGGCTGGCGTAGGCTATCGCATCACCACGAATGTCTTGGTCGGTGCGAGCATCAACGCCTTCTTCGGAAACATCGACTACCTCCAGCGGACGGAATTCCCGACCAGTTTCATCTTTGAGGAAACGCGGTCCACCGAGTCGGTGCGCGTCGCGGGCGTGACTGGTACGGTCGGCGTCCTTGCCTCGACGCCACGCCTCTTCGGCGAAAGCGATGCCCTCTCGTTTGCGGCGACTGCGCGGCTTCCTGCCCGGCTCCGAGGTGAGCGCGTCGAAACCATCGGCATCAGCCTCGACCGGGACACCTTGGCGACATCGGCCGATGGGTCGCTTCGGCTTCCGATGGAACTCGCTGCAGGCATCGCTTACGCGCCATCCAACGCCCTGCAGTTTGCTGTAGACACGCGGTATGAGCCGTGGGGTAGTCAGTTCGAGAGCGATTTCGTGCTTGGCGGCTTCGTGCCCGGTGGCAACGACGACCTCCAGGACCGATGGCGCGTTGGAGGTGGTCTGGAATGGCGCCCTGCAGGGACCCGTCGCCGCGCCCCGTATCTCTCTCGGGTCGCGTACCGCCTCGGCGGCTATATCGACCAAGGCTACCTCGCCCCGACGGGCTCCTCGCTCACCACCTACGCAGCAACCGTGGGCCTGAGCCTGCCTGCGCTCATCCCAACCGCCAGCTTCGACCTCAACCTCGAAGTTGGGCAGCGCGGTGACGCCGAGGGACTACTCGTGCGCGATACCTTCCTGAAAGCCTCCGCGACCATCAACTTCGGCGAGCGTTGGTTCCTGCGCCGCCGCATCGACTAGGCATTGCCCACGAAATCGCGTCAAATCTCGCGCAAACGGTGCTAGAGTTGGCGTTCGCAACTTTTCCATGGCTTCCCGATCTTTAGCACACCCGATCCCCGCCAGCACAAGCGTTTAGCTGGCAGACCTCCGTCGTCTCCACCACCGTCCAACCACCCTGTGAGCCAGATGAACCCGCGCCTCTTCCGTCTTCCGTTGGTCGCACTCCTCGCAGCCTTGGGGCTGGCCCTAGCGCCGCAGGCTCTCGCCCAGGAGGATCCGTACGCCGACCCATACCCCATCGACTGCTCCTGGAACGACGCCGAGACGACCTACAGCCTCTACTACGAGTACTACCGTCAGGAGGACTATGCCTCGGCCAAGCCCTACCTGCGCTGCATGCTCAGCGAGTTCCCGCTGGAGCCCAACAACGATGGTCGCAACTTTGACCGCGCCATCCGGATGCACACCCGCATCGCAGCCGACGTGGAGGACGCCACCCTCGCGGCAGCGTATCGGGATTCGGTGCTGTTCTACATGGACGCACGCACCGCAGCGCTCGACGAAGCCGGGCTGGAATACAACCCCTACGAGGCGCTGATCGATAAGGCCAACTACATGTACAACGTGGTATACGACGCGGACGGTGCCACAACGGGGCAGGGAGACCCGGACGAGGTGTTCCGCCTCTACGAAGAGGCCGACACGGCATATCCGGACTCGGTGCCAGACTTTGCGATCAACTTCTTGGGGCTGCAGTACCTCGGACGCGGGATGCGCGACCGCCTCATCGAGTGGGGTAGCAGTGCTATGGAGCGCATCGACACGGAAGACGGGCAAGAGTATTTCAAGGCCAACATCCTCGAAAACACGTTCGATGGACCTGAAGACAAATTCGAGTACCTCCTAGCGCAATACCGCGAAGGCGAGCGCGATTCCGCGGTCGTGGACGAACTCTTCGACCTCGCCTTCCGCCTCAGCAAGGACGACGTGCTCGTTGAGATGAAGCCCGTCGTGCTCGACGGCGACCCGTCCCCGCGCGCGATTCGCATCTTTCTCCAGATGGCCCAGCGCGACGGCAACATCGACGAGGCGATCGCGCTGATCGACCGCGTGATCGAGGGGGCCGAGGACGACCAACAACGGATCGACTACATGTACCGCAAGGCCGTGTTGCTCCAGGGCAACAGCCAGATGGGCAACGCGCGGCGGATCGCCAACGAGATCCTCGACATGAACGAGAACCACGGCCCGTCGCTTATCCTGCTGGGCGACTACTACGCAGGCCTCGCAGGCGGCGGCTCGATCGCAGCGGCCTCGCCGGTGTGGGTGGCGGTCGACTTCTACAACCGCGCCGCTAGCCGCGACGAGGAGGTGGCAAGCACGGCGCGGCAGAAAGCATCGAGCTACAGCCGGTACTTCCCGTGCCGGGAAGATGCGTTCTTCGAGGGGCTACGCGACGGGCAGGGCTACACGACGCCGCAGGGCGTTCGTACCACCGTCCGCCTCCGCGGCTGCTAGACGGAAGGCCTCCGACATCATCAGCCTGCCAAGTAACCGGCGGCTTCCTGCGAGGAGGTCGCCGGTTTTTCGTCACGGCACTGCAAGGCGTCCGCACTACGCCTCGCTCGCGTGATTGCTGCGGCTATTCAGAGTGGGGGCTCACGGAACGGCGCATCAACATCTCCTTCCAGGTGAGTGTCCCGCGGTCGCTGAATGTGCTGTCGTGAGTCTGAGCGAAGTTGAGCACGGCCACCAGGAGCACGCCTCCGACGGTGTTGCCCGCCGTGGTCGGGAGGATGAACGACGTGAAGGCTTCCACAAAGCCAGCCTCACCGAGGAATGCGAGGAAGAACACCTCGCACGAGCCTACGATGCAGTGGAACAAGTCGGCGGACGGGATCAAGAACATGATCACGAACACCAGGAAGAAGCGGGTCGTGGCATCACGGACGGCGTGCGTCAGCCACACCATCCCAGCGACGAGCCACCCTGCAATCAGTCCTTTCCAGAACAGTTGCGTCGGCGTCGTTTCGAGCGCGTGCTTGCCGAAGTCGCGAGCGTACTCGAACGCCTCCGGCGTGAGGATCGGAGTATGCGCAATGGCAAACGCTGCGATGGCAGAGCCAAGCAGGTTGGCCGCATAGACGAGCGTCCAGAGTGTGAGTAGGCGCGGGATCGAGGCCCGTCGCGTCAGCACCAGAGCAACCGGCGTGAGGGTGTTCTCCGTAAACAGCTGATAGCGCCCCAAGACGATGAACACGAAGCCGATGGGGTAGACGACGTTGCCGAGCATTTCGGCGTCCGTAGCGCCGGTGACGCCCGCTTTCGCGATGAACGAGAGCGCGATCGACAAGCCAGCGGCGAGCCCACTGAAGAAGAGCAGGCGGTTCGGCTCGCTAAACTCTTCGTCGGCGGTCGCGACGACGCGCCTGAAGATCTCATTCGTCGAGAGGATGTCGCGCACCGCGCGCCCCGAGGCGGGTGCGCCGGAGCCTGACGAGTCCATCGCATCGCGGACGCTGCGCCCGATGTCGCCCGCCAACTCGCCTGGGGTAGTGGGGTGCGGATCGGAGCGGGCGTCGGGGGCACGTACGAGGGACTGCGGTTCCATAAGGACAAGGCGTGGATCAGAGAAGGGCTCGATTTCGACGCGACGCGATCCTGGCGGGTTTCTCGAAGACCTCGCGCGCAGAGCCTCCGAAGCAGTTGCCCTGGGTCGCAACACCGCGCTACCTTTCACGTCTTGGGTGCTCTCCCTATTCTTGCGCGCAACCATGCGTGCGTAGCCATGCGCTTTTTCCGTTCTGCCATACTCGCTCGCCTGATCGTGGGGAGCGTGCTGCTGGGCTTCCTCAGCGGCGCGGCGGGGACGGTAACCGAGGCCGATGCAGAGCACCCACGGCAGACGTGGCAGCGCGCCCTCGCTGACGGCACGCTCGACCGGGCCATTCAGCAGGCCCGCAGCGCAGACGACGTGGCAGCCTCAGACGCCCAGGTTGCGGTCTTCCTCGACGTGCTTGCTGAAGCACCCGGCGGAGATCGCCTGGTTGCCTACCTGAGCACCGTCGCAGATCCTGCGGACGTGCTGCGTG from Bacteroidota bacterium encodes the following:
- a CDS encoding glycogen/starch synthase; translated protein: MRILYVASEVAPFSETTAGAGLVRVLPEQLQETGDYETRILMPRYGVVSERRNRLHEVIRLSGEDIPVGDDSDTLKVKVASIPGIRIQVYFMDSVKYFKKKGIFKGKKDGKVFADNVERALYFARATFATVRKLGWQPDIVHAVGWVGAFAPVLLKNELSGDPLFAEAKSVYTTDKTDQAFTLTDDLVARLGVAGTEPYVGQDLRAMGLNSADAVAYATGTSGERDGVVLAAEPAELTQQAIALYTELHGSTVEP
- a CDS encoding DUF4270 family protein, which gives rise to MHRLCFLCLIAALTLFAACDDPSSAGLDLIGEEGGVPTSRSLAASSVAQDTLSEVTGGFASTTSPSVSRALLGRAEDPLFGTVAADTFIDFIRPGSLPEGFSDGTVTGLTLELPVDYVYGDPDGISRIELYEITRSWIPTDATPDSSYVNFDDPSVSPFGTVEVSRNDSTISVELPGSYVEAIGDTLTSSTFGSSYRGIALRAVGNGDGYAGPGVVRGFDATRIRLVAAIADTTVRFRASEVASRISWSDLPATPADRIVARDGAEEAIDLDFVFDAEGIAGQPLNNAEFRVALDTLLLATPAGAGDFERPRPEAIELLLEVESEGNPIQSLGALVFDEDLGVYRFASGLLTSLVQDELLGADFIKGYRLRAVNNPASVDVLPVFAPTLPDQTPRFEFVVSGGN
- a CDS encoding formate/nitrite transporter family protein, which gives rise to MEPQSLVRAPDARSDPHPTTPGELAGDIGRSVRDAMDSSGSGAPASGRAVRDILSTNEIFRRVVATADEEFSEPNRLLFFSGLAAGLSIALSFIAKAGVTGATDAEMLGNVVYPIGFVFIVLGRYQLFTENTLTPVALVLTRRASIPRLLTLWTLVYAANLLGSAIAAFAIAHTPILTPEAFEYARDFGKHALETTPTQLFWKGLIAGWLVAGMVWLTHAVRDATTRFFLVFVIMFLIPSADLFHCIVGSCEVFFLAFLGEAGFVEAFTSFILPTTAGNTVGGVLLVAVLNFAQTHDSTFSDRGTLTWKEMLMRRSVSPHSE